The Streptomyces sp. P9-A4 genome contains a region encoding:
- a CDS encoding ammonium transporter has translation MAPAITTLAADAPELSAANTGFMLICSALVMLMTPALAFFYGGMVRVKSTLNMLMMSFISLGIVTILWVLFGFSVAFGTDIGSIVGWSSDYVGLSGIGITELWDGYTIPVYVFAVFQLMFAIITPALISGALADRVKFTAWALFITLWVTIVYFPVAHWVWGSGGWLFDMGVIDFAGGTAVHINAGAAALGVILVIGKRVGFKKDPMRPHSLPLVMLGAGLLWFGWFGFNAGSWLGNDDGVGAVMFVNTQVATAAAMLAWLAYEKIRHGAFTTLGAASGAVAGLVAITPSGGAVSPLGAIAVGAVAGLLCAMAVGLKYRFGYDDSLDVVGVHLVGGVIGSLLVGLFATGGVQSDAKGLFYGGGLDQLGKQAVGVLAVLAYSLIASAILALIIDRTMGMRVTEDDEVSGIDQVEHAETAYDFSGAGGGITGRGTSAATPAPSENKKVDA, from the coding sequence ATGGCACCAGCCATCACGACCCTGGCAGCAGACGCCCCCGAGCTGTCCGCCGCCAACACCGGGTTCATGCTCATCTGCTCCGCCCTGGTCATGCTGATGACCCCGGCACTCGCCTTCTTCTACGGAGGCATGGTCCGCGTCAAGTCCACCCTGAACATGCTGATGATGAGCTTCATCAGCCTCGGGATCGTCACGATCCTCTGGGTCCTCTTCGGCTTCAGCGTCGCCTTCGGCACCGACATCGGCTCGATCGTCGGCTGGTCCTCCGACTACGTCGGACTCAGCGGCATCGGCATCACCGAACTCTGGGACGGCTACACCATCCCGGTGTACGTCTTCGCCGTCTTCCAGCTGATGTTCGCGATCATCACCCCCGCCCTCATCAGCGGCGCCCTCGCCGACCGCGTCAAGTTCACCGCCTGGGCCCTCTTCATCACCCTCTGGGTCACGATCGTCTACTTCCCCGTCGCCCACTGGGTCTGGGGCTCCGGCGGCTGGCTCTTCGACATGGGCGTCATCGACTTCGCCGGCGGCACCGCCGTCCACATCAACGCCGGCGCCGCCGCCCTCGGCGTCATCCTCGTCATCGGCAAGCGCGTCGGCTTCAAGAAGGACCCGATGCGCCCCCACAGCCTCCCGCTCGTCATGCTCGGCGCCGGCCTCCTCTGGTTCGGCTGGTTCGGCTTCAACGCCGGCTCCTGGCTCGGCAACGACGACGGCGTCGGCGCCGTGATGTTCGTCAACACCCAGGTCGCCACCGCCGCCGCCATGCTCGCCTGGCTCGCCTACGAGAAGATCCGCCACGGCGCCTTCACCACCCTCGGCGCAGCCTCCGGCGCCGTCGCCGGCCTCGTCGCCATCACCCCGTCCGGCGGCGCCGTCAGCCCCCTCGGCGCGATCGCCGTCGGCGCCGTCGCCGGCCTCCTCTGCGCCATGGCCGTCGGCCTCAAGTACAGGTTCGGCTACGACGACTCCCTCGACGTCGTCGGCGTCCACCTCGTCGGCGGCGTCATCGGCTCCCTCCTCGTCGGCCTCTTCGCCACCGGCGGCGTCCAGTCCGACGCCAAGGGCCTCTTCTACGGCGGCGGCCTCGACCAGCTCGGCAAGCAGGCCGTCGGCGTCCTCGCCGTCCTCGCCTACTCTCTGATCGCCTCCGCGATCCTCGCCCTGATCATCGACAGGACCATGGGCATGAGGGTCACCGAGGACGACGAGGTCTCCGGCATCGACCAGGTCGAGCACGCCGAGACCGCGTACGACTTCAGCGGAGCCGGCGGCGGCATCACAGGACGCGGTACCTCCGCGGCCACGCCCGCCCCGAGCGAGAACAAGAAGGTGGACGCATGA
- a CDS encoding P-II family nitrogen regulator, with protein MKLITAVVKPHRLDEIKEALQAFGVHGLTVTEASGYGRQRGHTEVYRGAEYTVDLVPKIRIEVLVEDEDAEQLIDVVVKAARTGKIGDGKVWSVPVETAVRVRTGERGPDAL; from the coding sequence ATGAAGCTCATCACCGCGGTCGTGAAGCCGCACCGGCTCGACGAGATCAAGGAGGCCCTCCAGGCGTTCGGCGTCCACGGCCTCACCGTCACCGAAGCCAGCGGCTACGGCCGCCAGCGCGGCCACACCGAGGTCTACCGGGGCGCCGAGTACACCGTCGACCTGGTCCCCAAGATCCGCATCGAGGTCCTCGTCGAGGACGAGGACGCCGAACAGCTCATCGACGTCGTCGTCAAGGCCGCCCGAACCGGCAAGATCGGAGACGGCAAGGTGTGGAGCGTGCCGGTCGAGACCGCCGTACGGGTCCGCACCGGCGAACGCGGTCCGGACGCACTGTAA
- a CDS encoding [protein-PII] uridylyltransferase, giving the protein MTSLEVSEETEEPGPGGYAAARLLLLHEKERSGPPRRAALARLTDTWLAGLFAAAAPPRGTALVAVGGYGRAELSPRSDLDLLLLHDGSADKTAVAALADRLWYPVWDLGLALDHSVRTPAEARATASDDLKVHLGLLDARPVAGDHGLVTALRTTVLADWRNQAPGRLPELDALCRERAERTGELQYLLEPDLKEARGGLRDAQALRAVAASWLADAPREGLDAARRRLLDVRDALHLTTGRATDRLALQEQDAVAAELGLLDADTLLREVYEAARTIAYATDVTWREVNRVLKARSARPRLRALLSGRSGAGKPPVERTPLAEGVVEMDGEVVLARAARPERDPVLPLRAAAAAAQSALPLSLHAVRRLAATARPLPVPWPAEAREELVTLLGAGEATVPVWEALEAEGLVTRLLPDWERVRCRPQRNPVHTWTVDRHLVETAVRAAALTRRVGRPDLLLVAALLHDIGKGWPGDHSVAGETIARDLAARIGFDRTDAATLATVVRHHLLLVETATRRDLDDPATVHSVATAVGTVGTLELLHALTEADALATGPAAWSGWRALLVDDLVKRVAGVLTGEEPPDPEAAAPSAEQERLAVEALRTGEPVLALHARTEPPAEPGPADPDGAEPVGVELVIALPERPGVLPAVAGVLALHRLTVRAADLRAVDLPSELGTRPVLVLDWRVAAEYGSLPEAARLRTDLVRALDGTLDIPARLAEREAAYPRRRGLTAPPPRVTVAPAASHRASVIEVRAQDAPGLLHRIGRALEGAEVRVRSAHVSTLGANAVDTLYVTRPDGSPLPDEEAIDLARALEEALR; this is encoded by the coding sequence GTGACGAGCCTCGAAGTCAGCGAAGAGACCGAAGAGCCGGGACCCGGCGGATACGCGGCGGCCCGACTGCTCCTCCTCCACGAGAAGGAGCGGTCCGGGCCGCCGCGCCGCGCCGCCCTCGCCCGCCTCACCGACACCTGGCTGGCCGGCCTCTTCGCCGCCGCCGCACCACCCCGAGGCACCGCCCTCGTCGCCGTCGGCGGCTACGGCCGCGCCGAACTCTCCCCCCGCAGCGACCTCGACCTCCTCCTGCTCCACGACGGCAGCGCCGACAAGACCGCCGTCGCAGCCCTCGCCGACCGGCTCTGGTACCCCGTCTGGGACCTCGGACTCGCCCTCGACCACTCCGTCCGCACCCCCGCCGAAGCCCGCGCCACCGCCTCCGACGACCTCAAGGTCCACCTCGGACTCCTCGACGCCCGCCCCGTCGCCGGAGACCACGGACTCGTCACCGCGCTGCGCACCACCGTCCTCGCCGACTGGCGCAACCAGGCCCCCGGACGCCTCCCCGAACTCGACGCCCTCTGCCGCGAACGCGCCGAACGCACCGGCGAGCTCCAGTACCTTCTCGAACCCGACCTCAAAGAGGCCCGCGGCGGCCTCCGCGACGCCCAGGCCCTCCGCGCCGTCGCCGCCTCCTGGCTCGCCGACGCCCCCCGCGAAGGCCTCGACGCCGCCCGCCGCCGCCTCCTCGACGTCCGCGACGCCCTCCACCTCACCACCGGCCGCGCCACCGACCGGCTCGCCCTCCAGGAACAGGACGCCGTCGCCGCCGAACTCGGCCTCCTCGACGCCGACACCCTCCTCCGCGAGGTCTACGAAGCCGCCCGGACCATCGCGTACGCCACCGACGTCACCTGGCGCGAGGTCAACCGCGTCCTCAAGGCCCGCTCCGCCCGGCCCCGGCTGCGCGCCCTCCTCAGCGGCCGGTCCGGCGCCGGGAAACCACCCGTCGAACGCACCCCGCTCGCCGAAGGAGTCGTCGAGATGGACGGCGAGGTCGTCCTCGCCCGCGCCGCCCGCCCCGAACGCGACCCCGTCCTCCCGCTCAGGGCCGCCGCCGCGGCCGCCCAGTCCGCCCTGCCCCTCTCCCTCCACGCCGTACGCCGCCTCGCCGCCACCGCCAGACCCCTCCCCGTGCCCTGGCCCGCCGAGGCCCGCGAGGAACTCGTCACCCTCCTCGGCGCGGGCGAGGCCACCGTCCCCGTCTGGGAGGCCCTCGAAGCCGAAGGCCTCGTCACCCGCCTCCTCCCCGACTGGGAACGCGTCCGCTGCCGCCCCCAGCGCAACCCCGTCCACACCTGGACCGTCGACCGCCACCTCGTCGAGACAGCCGTACGCGCCGCCGCCCTCACCCGCCGCGTCGGCCGCCCCGACCTCCTCCTCGTCGCCGCCCTCCTCCACGACATCGGCAAGGGCTGGCCCGGCGACCACTCCGTCGCCGGCGAGACCATCGCCCGCGACCTCGCGGCACGCATCGGCTTCGACCGCACCGACGCCGCCACCCTCGCCACCGTCGTCCGCCACCACCTCCTCCTCGTCGAGACCGCCACCCGGCGCGACCTCGACGACCCCGCCACCGTCCACTCCGTCGCCACCGCCGTCGGCACCGTCGGCACCCTGGAACTCCTGCACGCCCTCACCGAGGCCGACGCGCTCGCCACCGGACCCGCCGCCTGGTCCGGCTGGCGCGCCCTGCTCGTCGACGACCTCGTCAAACGCGTCGCGGGCGTCCTCACGGGGGAGGAGCCGCCCGACCCCGAGGCCGCCGCCCCCAGCGCCGAACAGGAACGCCTCGCCGTCGAGGCCCTCCGCACCGGCGAACCCGTCCTCGCCCTCCACGCCCGCACCGAACCGCCCGCCGAACCCGGCCCCGCCGACCCGGACGGCGCCGAACCCGTCGGCGTCGAACTCGTCATCGCCCTCCCCGAACGGCCCGGCGTCCTGCCCGCCGTCGCCGGCGTCCTCGCCCTCCACCGGCTCACCGTCCGCGCCGCCGACCTCCGCGCCGTCGACCTCCCCAGCGAACTCGGCACCCGCCCCGTCCTCGTCCTCGACTGGCGGGTCGCCGCCGAATACGGCTCCCTGCCCGAGGCCGCCCGGCTCCGCACCGACCTCGTCCGCGCCCTCGACGGCACCCTCGACATCCCCGCCCGCCTCGCCGAACGCGAAGCCGCCTACCCGCGCCGCCGGGGCCTCACGGCCCCACCGCCCCGCGTCACCGTCGCCCCCGCCGCCTCCCACCGCGCCTCGGTCATCGAGGTCCGCGCCCAGGACGCCCCCGGCCTCCTCCACCGCATCGGCCGAGCCCTGGAGGGCGCCGAGGTACGCGTCCGCAGCGCCCACGTCTCCACACTGGGCGCGAACGCCGTCGACACCCTGTACGTGACCCGCCCGGACGGCTCCCCCCTCCCGGACGAGGAGGCGATCGACCTGGCGAGGGCCCTGGAGGAGGCGCTGCGGTGA
- the ffh gene encoding signal recognition particle protein: MFDTLSDRLAATFKNLRGKGRLSEADIDATAREIRIALLEADVALPVVRSFIKQVKERALGIEVSQALNPAQQVIKIVNEELVGILGGETRRLRFAKSGPTVIMLAGLQGAGKTTLAGKLGLWLKGQGHSPLLVACDLQRPNAVTQLGVVAERAGVAFYGPQPGNGVGDPVQVAKDSIEYARTKMYDVVIVDTAGRLGIDQELMQQAADIRDATSPDEVLFVVDAMIGQDAVNTAEAFRDGVGFDGVVLSKLDGDARGGAALSIAHVTGKQIMFASNGEKLDEFDAFHPDRMASRILGMGDMLSLIEKAQQTFNEEEAAKMASKLASKKGEDFTLDDFLAQMEQVRKMGSISKLLGMLPGMGQMKEQIANIDERDVDRTAAVIKSMTPAERQDPTIINGSRRARIAKGSGVEVSAVKSLVERFFEARKMMSRMAQGGGLPGMPGMPGMGGGPGRQKKQVKQAKGKRKSGNPMKRKAEEQAAAERRDQAQQGGAFGLPAPGQTPKDFELPEEFKKFMG; encoded by the coding sequence GTGTTCGATACCCTCTCCGACCGCCTTGCAGCGACCTTCAAGAACCTCCGCGGCAAGGGCCGTCTGTCCGAGGCGGACATCGACGCCACCGCGCGCGAAATCCGTATCGCGCTGCTCGAAGCGGATGTCGCCCTGCCGGTCGTCCGGTCCTTCATCAAGCAGGTCAAGGAACGCGCCCTCGGCATCGAGGTCTCGCAGGCCCTGAACCCGGCCCAACAGGTCATCAAGATCGTCAACGAGGAGCTCGTCGGCATCCTCGGCGGCGAGACCCGCCGCCTGCGCTTCGCCAAGTCCGGCCCCACCGTGATCATGCTCGCCGGCCTCCAGGGTGCCGGTAAGACCACCCTCGCCGGAAAGCTCGGCCTCTGGCTCAAGGGCCAGGGCCACTCCCCGCTGCTCGTCGCCTGCGACCTCCAGCGCCCCAACGCCGTCACCCAGCTCGGCGTCGTCGCCGAGCGCGCGGGCGTGGCCTTCTACGGCCCCCAGCCCGGCAACGGCGTCGGCGACCCGGTCCAGGTCGCCAAGGACTCCATCGAGTACGCGCGGACCAAGATGTACGACGTGGTCATCGTCGACACCGCCGGCCGCCTCGGCATCGACCAGGAGCTGATGCAGCAGGCCGCGGACATCCGCGACGCCACCTCGCCCGACGAGGTCCTCTTCGTCGTCGACGCCATGATCGGCCAGGACGCGGTCAACACCGCCGAGGCCTTCCGCGACGGCGTCGGCTTCGACGGCGTCGTCCTCTCCAAGCTCGACGGCGACGCCCGCGGTGGTGCCGCGCTCTCCATCGCGCACGTCACCGGCAAGCAGATCATGTTCGCCTCCAACGGCGAGAAGCTGGACGAGTTCGACGCGTTCCACCCGGACCGCATGGCGTCCCGCATCCTCGGCATGGGCGACATGCTCTCCCTCATCGAGAAGGCGCAGCAGACCTTCAACGAGGAAGAGGCCGCCAAGATGGCCTCGAAGCTCGCCTCGAAGAAGGGCGAGGACTTCACCCTCGACGACTTCCTGGCGCAGATGGAGCAGGTCCGCAAGATGGGCTCCATCAGCAAGCTGCTCGGCATGCTCCCCGGCATGGGGCAGATGAAGGAGCAGATCGCCAACATCGACGAGCGGGACGTCGACCGCACGGCCGCCGTCATCAAGTCGATGACCCCGGCCGAGCGCCAGGACCCGACCATCATCAACGGCTCCCGCCGTGCCCGTATCGCCAAGGGTTCGGGCGTCGAGGTCAGCGCCGTGAAGAGCCTGGTCGAGCGGTTCTTCGAGGCCCGCAAGATGATGTCGCGCATGGCGCAGGGCGGCGGCCTCCCCGGCATGCCGGGCATGCCCGGCATGGGCGGCGGCCCCGGCCGGCAGAAGAAGCAGGTCAAGCAGGCCAAGGGCAAGCGCAAGAGCGGCAACCCGATGAAGCGGAAGGCCGAGGAGCAGGCCGCCGCCGAGCGCCGCGACCAGGCGCAGCAGGGCGGCGCCTTCGGCCTGCCCGCGCCGGGACAGACGCCGAAGGACTTCGAGCTCCCGGAGGAGTTCAAGAAGTTCATGGGCTGA
- the ftsH gene encoding ATP-dependent zinc metalloprotease FtsH, whose translation MANPVPPRDRTDQPWRSEGAPPPPSPKKRMPGGWGSLILTALVVYLIANIVLSFFNKGDEPTISYTEFDKQVAAGNVTKIYSKGDAIQGQLKNKQPVPDGDGDYTKFKTQRPAFADDGLWAQLTKQNVIVTAEPVVQERSFLANLLISLAPMLLLVVLWVFIARRMSAGMGGAGGMLGRKTPPKPVELEGGQRTTFADVAGIDEVAGELNDVVDFLKNPQAYREMGAKMPRGVLLAGPPGTGKTLLARAVAGEAGVPFFSASASEFIEMIVGVGASRVRELFAEARKVAPAIIFIDEIDTIGRARGGGSGMGGHDEREQTLNQILTEMDGFTGSEGVIVLAATNRADVLDPALTRPGRFDRIVHVNPPDRGGREAILRIHTREIPLAKNVDLEQVARTTPGMTGAELANLANEAALLAVKREQKAVTQSDLSDALEKVQLGAERPLVMPAEERRRTAYHESGHALLGMLQPGADPVRKITIVPRGRALGVTLSTPDSDKYAYTEDYLRGRIIGALGGMAAEQVVFGVVTTGSESDLEQVTNIARGMTGRWGMSERVGRLTAIPGDTQGAYGLSAAPSTLDTVDAEMRRIVDECYEKAVRLLQEHRDQLDALAAALLENETLEEADAYRAASITRIRKEG comes from the coding sequence GTGGCCAACCCCGTACCCCCGCGCGACCGGACCGACCAGCCCTGGCGCTCGGAAGGGGCCCCGCCGCCCCCCTCGCCGAAGAAGCGGATGCCGGGAGGCTGGGGCAGCCTCATCCTCACCGCGCTCGTCGTCTACCTGATCGCCAACATCGTCCTGTCGTTCTTCAACAAGGGCGACGAGCCGACGATCTCGTACACCGAGTTCGACAAGCAGGTCGCGGCCGGGAACGTCACCAAGATCTACTCCAAGGGCGACGCGATCCAGGGGCAGCTGAAGAACAAGCAGCCCGTCCCCGACGGCGACGGCGACTACACCAAGTTCAAGACCCAGCGGCCGGCCTTCGCCGACGACGGACTGTGGGCGCAGCTCACCAAGCAGAACGTCATCGTCACCGCCGAACCCGTCGTCCAGGAACGCAGCTTCCTCGCCAACCTCCTCATCTCGCTCGCCCCGATGCTGCTGCTCGTCGTCCTGTGGGTGTTCATCGCCCGCCGGATGAGCGCGGGCATGGGCGGCGCGGGCGGCATGCTCGGCCGCAAGACTCCGCCCAAACCCGTGGAACTGGAGGGCGGACAGCGCACCACCTTCGCCGACGTCGCCGGCATCGACGAGGTCGCGGGCGAACTCAACGACGTCGTGGACTTCCTCAAGAACCCGCAGGCCTACCGCGAGATGGGCGCCAAGATGCCCCGCGGCGTCCTGCTGGCCGGCCCGCCCGGCACCGGGAAGACCCTGCTCGCCCGCGCCGTCGCGGGCGAGGCCGGGGTGCCGTTCTTCTCCGCCTCCGCGTCCGAGTTCATCGAGATGATCGTGGGCGTCGGCGCCTCCCGGGTCCGCGAGCTGTTCGCCGAGGCCCGCAAGGTCGCCCCGGCGATCATCTTCATCGACGAGATCGACACCATCGGCCGGGCCCGCGGCGGCGGCTCCGGCATGGGCGGCCACGACGAGCGCGAACAGACCCTCAACCAGATCCTCACCGAGATGGACGGCTTCACCGGCTCCGAGGGCGTCATCGTCCTCGCCGCCACCAACCGCGCCGACGTCCTGGACCCCGCCCTCACCCGGCCCGGCCGCTTCGACCGGATCGTCCACGTCAACCCGCCCGACCGGGGCGGCCGCGAGGCCATCCTCAGGATCCACACCCGGGAGATCCCGCTGGCCAAGAACGTCGACCTGGAGCAGGTGGCGCGGACGACCCCCGGCATGACCGGCGCCGAACTCGCCAACCTCGCCAACGAGGCCGCCCTGCTCGCCGTCAAGCGCGAACAGAAGGCCGTCACCCAGTCCGACCTGTCCGACGCCCTGGAGAAGGTCCAGCTCGGCGCGGAACGCCCGCTGGTGATGCCCGCGGAGGAACGCCGCCGCACCGCGTACCACGAGAGCGGCCACGCCCTGCTCGGCATGCTCCAGCCCGGCGCCGACCCGGTCCGCAAGATCACCATCGTGCCGCGCGGCCGGGCCCTCGGCGTCACCCTCTCCACCCCCGACTCCGACAAGTACGCCTACACCGAGGACTACCTGCGCGGCCGGATCATCGGCGCCCTCGGCGGCATGGCCGCCGAACAGGTGGTGTTCGGGGTCGTCACCACCGGCTCCGAGAGCGACCTGGAGCAGGTCACCAACATCGCCCGGGGCATGACGGGACGCTGGGGCATGAGCGAGCGCGTGGGCCGGCTCACCGCCATCCCGGGCGACACACAGGGGGCGTACGGCCTCTCGGCGGCCCCCTCGACCCTCGACACCGTCGACGCGGAGATGCGCCGGATCGTCGACGAGTGCTACGAGAAGGCCGTACGGCTGCTCCAGGAGCACCGCGACCAGCTGGACGCGCTGGCCGCGGCGCTCCTGGAGAACGAGACCCTGGAGGAGGCCGACGCCTATCGCGCGGCGAGCATCACGCGCATCCGCAAGGAGGGCTGA
- a CDS encoding class I SAM-dependent methyltransferase, whose protein sequence is MAPTLVPHHPARDWAEIQERMLVPLYEAVYERLGVGAGSRVLGLGCGSGLALLMASARGAGVAGADRDHARVELARERLPEGVTVTGDAPEAGPYDVITAFHATDEVLPELLALTRSAQSGAAVVLAGWGPPESCATEPVLRVAERLADQDARRGFRADLDGLVAASGLRPAGSGRVACPFGYASEASAVRGLLSTGAYDEAVGATDLSRVEKEIGEALAPHLRADGTVWMPNVFRYVVARVP, encoded by the coding sequence ATGGCACCTACGCTCGTCCCGCACCACCCCGCGCGTGACTGGGCCGAGATCCAGGAACGGATGCTGGTCCCGCTCTACGAGGCGGTGTACGAGCGCCTCGGCGTGGGCGCCGGCTCCCGGGTCCTGGGCCTCGGCTGCGGCTCGGGCCTCGCTCTGCTGATGGCGTCCGCGCGGGGTGCCGGGGTCGCCGGCGCGGACCGGGACCACGCGCGCGTGGAGCTGGCCAGGGAGCGGCTGCCGGAGGGCGTCACGGTCACCGGGGATGCGCCGGAGGCCGGTCCGTACGACGTGATCACGGCCTTCCACGCGACGGACGAGGTGCTCCCGGAGCTGCTGGCACTCACCCGTTCGGCGCAGTCGGGTGCGGCGGTCGTACTGGCCGGCTGGGGGCCGCCGGAGAGCTGTGCCACGGAGCCGGTGCTGCGGGTCGCGGAACGGCTCGCGGACCAGGACGCACGGCGGGGGTTCCGGGCCGACCTGGACGGCCTGGTGGCGGCCTCGGGGCTGCGGCCGGCGGGATCGGGGCGGGTGGCCTGCCCCTTCGGGTACGCGAGCGAGGCGAGCGCGGTACGGGGGCTGCTGTCGACGGGGGCGTACGACGAGGCGGTCGGGGCGACGGACCTCTCCCGGGTGGAGAAGGAGATCGGGGAGGCCCTCGCCCCGCATCTGCGCGCGGACGGCACGGTGTGGATGCCGAACGTCTTCCGGTACGTGGTCGCCCGGGTGCCGTAG
- the rpsP gene encoding 30S ribosomal protein S16: MAVKIKLKRLGKIRQPHYRIVVADSRTRRDGRAIEEIGLYHPTYNPSRIEVDSERAQYWLSVGAQPTEPVLAILKLTGDWQKAKGLPAPEKALLVPATKEAKRASFDEFAKALEGGDDKGEAITPKAKKADKKADEAEAASTESTEA, translated from the coding sequence GTGGCAGTCAAGATCAAGCTCAAGCGCCTCGGCAAGATCCGCCAGCCGCACTACCGCATCGTCGTCGCCGACTCGCGCACCCGTCGTGACGGTCGCGCGATCGAGGAGATCGGCCTCTACCACCCGACGTACAACCCGTCGCGTATCGAGGTCGACTCCGAGCGTGCGCAGTACTGGCTGTCCGTCGGCGCCCAGCCGACCGAGCCGGTTCTCGCCATCCTGAAGCTCACCGGCGACTGGCAGAAGGCCAAGGGCCTCCCGGCCCCCGAGAAGGCCCTGCTCGTCCCGGCGACGAAGGAAGCCAAGCGCGCTTCGTTCGACGAGTTCGCCAAGGCCCTCGAGGGCGGCGACGACAAGGGTGAGGCCATCACCCCGAAGGCCAAGAAGGCCGACAAGAAGGCGGACGAGGCCGAGGCCGCGTCCACCGAGTCGACCGAGGCCTGA
- a CDS encoding RNA-binding protein: protein MLEEALEHLVKGIVDNPDDVQVASRNLRRGRVLEVRVHPDDLGKVIGRNGRTARALRTVVGAIGGRGIRVDLVDVDQVR, encoded by the coding sequence ATGCTCGAGGAGGCTCTCGAGCACCTCGTGAAGGGCATTGTCGACAACCCCGACGACGTGCAGGTCGCCTCGCGCAACCTGCGCCGTGGCCGCGTGCTGGAGGTCCGGGTCCACCCCGACGACCTCGGCAAGGTGATCGGCCGCAACGGCCGCACCGCGCGTGCGCTGCGTACCGTCGTGGGCGCCATCGGCGGCCGTGGCATCCGGGTCGACCTCGTCGACGTGGACCAGGTCCGCTGA
- the rimM gene encoding ribosome maturation factor RimM (Essential for efficient processing of 16S rRNA): MQLVVARIGRAHGIKGEVTVEVRTDEPELRLGPGAVLRTDPATAGPLTIETGRVHSGRLLLRFEGVRDRTAAEALRNILLIAEVDPTEMPEEEDEYYDHQLMDLDVVLADGTEIGRITEISHLPSQDLFIVECPDGSELMIPFVESIVIEIDLEEQRAVIDPPPGLIDDRAEIVSSRDAEQGDEA, encoded by the coding sequence GTGCAGTTGGTAGTCGCGCGGATCGGCCGCGCCCACGGCATCAAGGGCGAGGTCACCGTCGAGGTACGGACGGACGAGCCCGAACTCAGGCTCGGCCCGGGTGCCGTACTGCGCACCGACCCGGCCACCGCCGGGCCGCTGACCATCGAGACCGGCCGGGTCCACAGCGGAAGGCTGTTGCTGCGCTTCGAGGGCGTCCGCGACCGCACCGCCGCCGAGGCCCTGCGCAACATCCTCCTCATCGCCGAGGTCGACCCCACGGAGATGCCCGAGGAGGAGGACGAGTACTACGACCACCAGCTCATGGACCTCGACGTGGTCCTCGCCGACGGCACCGAGATCGGCCGGATCACCGAGATCTCCCACCTGCCGTCCCAGGACCTCTTCATCGTCGAGTGCCCCGACGGCAGCGAGCTGATGATCCCGTTCGTCGAGTCGATCGTCATCGAGATCGACCTGGAGGAGCAGCGGGCCGTCATCGACCCGCCGCCCGGCCTGATCGACGACCGCGCCGAGATCGTCTCCAGCCGCGACGCCGAGCAGGGTGACGAGGCATGA
- the trmD gene encoding tRNA (guanosine(37)-N1)-methyltransferase TrmD translates to MRLDVVTIFPEYLEPLNVSLVGKARARGQLDVHVHDLRDWTYDRHNTVDDTPYGGGPGMVMKTDPWGDALDQTLADGYESGAHGPVVVVPTPSGRPFTQELAVELSERPWLIFTPARYEGIDRRVMDEYATRMPVYEVSIGDYVLAGGEAAVLVVTEAVARLLPGVLGNAESHRDDSFAPGAMANLLEGPVYTKPPEWRGRGIPDVLLSGHHGKIARWRRDEAFRRTAANRPDLIERCDPAAFDKKDREILSMMGWAPEPGGRFWRRLEDVEE, encoded by the coding sequence ATGAGGCTCGACGTCGTCACGATCTTCCCCGAGTACCTCGAACCGCTTAACGTCTCCCTCGTCGGCAAGGCACGCGCGCGCGGACAGCTCGACGTCCACGTCCACGACCTGCGCGACTGGACGTACGACCGGCACAACACCGTCGACGACACCCCGTACGGCGGCGGCCCCGGCATGGTCATGAAGACCGACCCCTGGGGCGACGCGCTCGACCAGACCCTCGCCGACGGCTACGAGAGCGGCGCCCACGGCCCGGTCGTCGTCGTCCCCACCCCCAGCGGGCGCCCCTTCACCCAGGAGCTGGCCGTCGAACTGTCCGAGCGGCCCTGGCTGATCTTCACCCCGGCCCGCTACGAGGGCATCGACCGCCGCGTGATGGACGAGTACGCGACCCGGATGCCGGTCTACGAGGTCTCCATCGGCGACTACGTGCTGGCCGGCGGCGAGGCCGCCGTCCTCGTCGTCACCGAGGCCGTCGCCCGCCTCCTGCCCGGTGTCCTCGGCAACGCCGAGTCCCACCGCGACGACTCCTTCGCCCCCGGGGCCATGGCCAACCTCCTGGAGGGCCCCGTCTACACCAAGCCCCCCGAGTGGCGCGGCCGGGGCATCCCCGACGTCCTCCTCAGCGGGCACCACGGCAAGATCGCCCGCTGGCGGCGCGACGAGGCCTTCCGCCGCACCGCCGCCAACCGGCCCGACCTCATCGAGCGCTGCGACCCGGCGGCCTTCGACAAGAAGGACCGCGAGATCCTCTCGATGATGGGGTGGGCGCCCGAGCCCGGCGGCCGATTTTGGCGCAGGCTCGAAGACGTGGAAGAATAG